One genomic region from Manis pentadactyla isolate mManPen7 chromosome 12, mManPen7.hap1, whole genome shotgun sequence encodes:
- the LOC118921166 gene encoding olfactory receptor 7G2-like, producing the protein MIRAVAATAGSPGERGPRLHRDHPVGHSIGLFIKNMNHTDFPEFLLLGLTDDPELQPFLFGLFLSMYLVTILGNLLIILAVSSEPHLHIPMYFFLCILSFNDICISTTIAPQFLVNINREKQHISYIGCIAQIGFVIIFVGFENCLFAAMAYDRYVAICHPLRYTVIMTPQHCAMLILLPLLLSTGDALLHSLMVLSLSFCANREIPHFFCELAQVIKLACSDTLINNFLLYFVGSLFAGVPVSGIIFSYTKILSSILRMPSVEGKRKAFSTCGSHLSTVSLFYGSGFGVYITSAVTDSSRKAAVASLMYIMFPQMMNPFIYSLRNRDMKEALRKIISRIPLSLMGSPALGLFFLYEPK; encoded by the exons ATGATAAGAGCTGTCGCGGCCACTGCAGGCTCCCCAGGAGAGCGAGGACCACGGCTTCACAGAGACCATCCTGTAGGTCACTCGATTGGCTT ATTCATCAAGAACATGAATCACACAGACTTTCcagaattcctcctcctgggattgacagatgatCCAGAACTGCAACCATTCCTCTTCGGGCTGTTCCTgtccatgtacctggtcaccatcctggggaacctgctcatcatcctggctgtcagctctgaaccccacctccacatacccatgtacttcttcctctgcaTCTTGTCTTTTAATGACATCTGTATAAGCACAACGATAGCCCCCCAGTTTCTAGTGAATATTAACAGAGAGAAACAGCACATTAGCTACATTGGCTGCATCGCACAGATTGGCtttgtcataatttttgttgGTTTTGAAAACTGTCTCTTCGCagcaatggcctatgaccgctatgtggccatctgccatccaCTGAGGTACACGGTCATCATGACCCCCCAACACTGTGCTATGCTGATTCTGCTCCCTCTGCTCCTTAGCACTGGGGATGCCCTGCTCCACAGTCTGATGGTGCTGAGCCTGTCCTTCTGCGCAAACAGGGAAAtcccccacttcttctgtgaacTTGCTCAGGTCATCAAGCTGGCCTGCTCTGACACCCTCATCAATAATTTCCTGCTATACTTTGTAGGCAGCCTATTTGCGGGTGTTCCTGTATCTGGGATCATTTTCTCCTATACTAAAATTCTCTCTTCCATTTTGAGAATGCCCTCAGTGGAGGGTAAGCGTAAAGCTTTTTCCACCTGTGGGTCTCACCTCTCAACTGTTTCCTTGTTCTATGGGTCAGGTTTTGGGGTGTACATTACCTCTGCAGTTACTGACTCTTCAAGAAAGGCTGCAGTGGCTTCACTGATGTACATCATGTTTCCCCAGAtgatgaaccccttcatctacagccttaGGAACAGGGACATGAAGGAGGCCTTGAGGAAAATAATCAGTAGGATACCTCTGTCTTTGATGGGGTCACCTGCTTTGGGCTTGTTTTTCTTGTACGAGCCAAAGTGA